TTTATAGTTCAAAATATAAAAAATGAAAAAATTAGTAATTTTAGGAGGAGGCGAAAGCGGTGTTGGGGCTGCAATTCTTGGTAAAAAGAAGCATTGGGACGTATTTCTGTCCGACAAAGGCAAGGTAGCAACCAAATATGCTGAGGTACTCAATCAACATACCATTCGATGGGAGGAAAATAAGCATACCGAAAGTGAAATCCTCTCAGCAGATTGTATCATAAAGAGTCCAGGAATTCCTGATACGGTAGAAATCATCAAAAAAGCAAAGGAAAAACATATCGAAATCATTTCCGAAATTGAATTTGCTTATCGCTATACCAAAGGGAAGATTATTGCCATCACGGGTAGCAACGGAAAGACTACCACAACCAGCCTAACGTATCACATTCTGAAAGAAAGCGGGCTTAATGTGGGCGTGGCAGGGAACATCGGGAAGAGTTTTGCTCAAATGGTAGCAGAAGATGATAAAGAATATTATGTTCTGGAAATCAGTAGTTTTCAACTGGACGGAATTACGAGTTTTAAGCCGCACATTGCCATTTTACTGAACATCACTCCTGACCATCTGGATAGGTATGACTATAAAATGGAGAATTACATCGCATCGAAATTCAGAATTACTGAAAATCAGACCGAAAATGATTATTTTATTTACGACATCGACGACCCAATCATAGCTCAATGGCTTGAAAAGAACGAAATAAAATCACAAAAAATCCCATTTTCAATAGAAAAAAAATTAAATAAAGGAATTTATAGTTTAAAAGACATAATACATATGAATATTGACAACCAGACATTTGAAATTGAAGTAAAAGAAATGAGTTTGAAAGGAAAACACAACATTAAGAACTCTATGGCGGCTTCGGTATCTTCACGACTTCTGAAAGTTCGTAAGGAATCTATCCGCGAGAGCCTGAAAGGTTTTGTTGGTGAGCCACATCGTCTGGAATTTGTTAAAACAGTGGAAGGAATTACCTATATAAACGACTCAAAAGCGACCAATGTAAACTCTGTTTTCTTTGCTTTGGACACAATGAAAACGCCCGTAGTGTGGATTGTAGGTGGTGTGGACAAAGGGAATGATTATTCTCCCCTACTGCCTTACGTACACGAAAAAGTGAGAGCAATTATTTGCTTAGGGAAAGATAATTCGCCCATCTTAAAATCTTTTGGAAACGTCATTGATAACATTGTAGAGACCCAAAGTATGGAAGAGGCTGTATCTCTTTCAAAACAATTTGCAAAAAACGGAGATACTGTGCTACTTTCACCTGCGTGTGCAAGTTTTGACTTGTTCAAAAATTATGAAGAACGAGGAAATGAATTCAAAAAAGAAGTAGAAAAACTATAACAAATGCGAAGCTGGTTAGCACGAAATATAAAGGGAGATAAAGTCACTTGGGCTATCATACTGATATTTACGTTATTCTCATTTTTGGCTGTTTATAGTGCCAGTACAAATTTGGTTTACGTTATCGGTAAGGGAACCACGTTCGGACACTTTTTAAGGCACGGACTCATTGTCTTTATTGGCTTTGTCATCATTTATGTAATTCATAAAGTTCCGTATCGTTTCTCTCGTCCAGTTTCAAAGTTAGGATTATTCCTTTCGGCTTTGTTTTTGATTTTTGCCGCTCTTAAAGGAACCACCATTGAAGGAGCCAATGCCAGTCGATGGATTCAAGTGCCTTTTGTGGGTATTTCATTTCAGCCTTCTACGTTTGCTTTGGTTATGCTGATGACGTATGTAGCCTCGTATTTAGCTGAAAACTACGGCAAAAAGCCCACATTCTCGGAATCTTTTCTTCCTTTATGGCTACCTGTGGCGATTATCCTTGGGCTTATCGTGCCCTCTAACCTTTCTACGGCTGTACTGGGAGCAGGTTCGGTAGGGATTTTAACTTTTATTGGGCGACATCCTCTGAAAAATATCTTTACGGCTCTGAGTATCGGTATAGCTCTTATGGCAATTTTCATTCTTACAGTGAAAGCATTTCCTGATAATTTCAAAAATACGCGGGTAAGCACTTGGGTAAGCCGTATTGAATCCTTTACAGCAGGAGAAGACGAGAAAGAAGGTTATCAAATTGAACGAGCTAAAATGGCTATTGCAAAAGGCGGACTAATGGGTGAAGGAGCTGGAAAAAGCACGATGAAAAACTTTCTGCCACAGAGTTCTTCCGATTTTATTTATGCTATTATTACGGAGGAATATGGCTCGTTTGGGGCATTAGTCATAATGGCTCTTTATGTACTTTTACTTTTGCGGATTGTCATCATTTCTCAAAATGCAAGAACGATATTTGGGCAGTTATTAGTTTTGGGAGTAGGCTTTCCAATTATTCTACAAGCCCTTATAAATATGGGAGTTGCGGTAGAATTATTTCCCGTTACGGGACAGAACTTACCGCTTATTAGTAGTGGAGGAACTTCCATTTGGATGACGTGTTTGGCGTTAGGATTGATTCTTTCGGTAAGTACAAGCAAACGCAATAATAAACAACAAGCTATGGAAAAAGACAAAAACTTAGCCGAAGTTGAAGAGGAACTAGCTGAAGAAATTATGGAAGAAATCCAAAAGGCAGAAAGAAAGAAATTGGCAACATAGTTTAAATTTTAATACTCAAACATTCAAACTATTATGAAAAGATTTATCATATCAGGTGGCGGTACAGGCGGACATATTTATCCTGCTATTGCTATTGCGAATGAAATAAAGAATCGTTTGCCTGATGCCGAAATTCTGTTTGTGGGAGCTGAAAACCGAATGGAAATGCAAAAAGTGCCTCAGTCGGGGTATCCCATCGAAGGATTGTGGATTTCGGGGTTACAACGCAAACTAACGCTTGACAACTTGATGTTTCCGCTGAAACTTGTCAGTAGCCTGTGGAAGGCTCGGAAAATCATCAAGAAATTTCGTTCTGATGTGGTTATCGGAACAGGCGGATATGCCTCTGCCCCAACCCTTAAAGCAGCTCAATGGATCGGCATCCCTACGATAATTCAAGAACAGAATTCCTATGCTGGAGTGACCAACAAATGGGTATGCCAAAAAGCGGAAAAAATATGTGTGGCTTATGACGATATGGAAAAATTCTTCCCGAAAGAAAAAATAGTGAAAACGGGAAATCCTGTTCGGGCAGATTTGCTCAACATTTCCGAAAAAAGAAAAGAAGCTCAAACTTTTTTCTCTCTGAATCCAAATAAAAAAACGCTTTTGGTTTTGGGTGGAAGTTTAGGAGCAAGACGTATCAATCAGCTTATTGAAAGCAATTTGCCTCTTTTTGAAAAACTTGATATCCAAGTACTTTGGCAGTGTGGGAAACTCTATTTTGAAGAATATAAAAAGTACGACTCTGAAAATATTAAAGTATTGCAATTCATTGACCGAATGGATTTTGCGTACGCCTCAGCAGATGTGATTATTTCCCGAGCAGGAGCAAGTTCCGTAAGTGAACTTTGCATTGTGGGCAAACCTGTGATTTTCATTCCGTCACCCAACGTAGCGGAAGACCATCAGACCAAAAACGCACAAGCAATAGCAAAAAAACAAGGTTGTGTTTTAATCCGTGAAAGCGAGTTAGATAGCCAATTTAAAACAATATTTTCACAGCTAATTCTTGACGAAAATCAACAGAAAAATCTCTCTGAAAATATCAAAAAATTAGCTCAACCCAACGCAACTAAGGACATCGTAGATATTATTTTTAAATTATTCAAAGATTAAATGATTTAAAGATTGAAAAAATCAGAAAGATTAAAATGAAAGAAGTAATCATTAAGAAATTAAATTCGGAAAATTTGGTAACAAAAGGCTTGAAATTATCCTTAGAGGTCTTCACTAAGTGCAACAAAATGGACTATAATGATGAGGGCTATCGTCATTTTAATAGTTATATTGAAAATAAGGAACAAGTCTCTTTATTATCAATCTACGGAGCATTTATCAATGAAAATCTTGTAGGGATTATTGGAGTCAAAGAAAACGGTCATCACATTTCCTTATTTTTTGTAGATGAAAAGTATCAAGGCTTGAAGATTGGACGTAAATTATTTGCATTTGCCCAAAACGACACAAAAGCAAATCACATCATCGTTAATTCATCAACAAGTGCAGTTGAAATGTACAAAAAGTTAGGATTTAACATCATCAGAGAACAAATTACAAGAAACGGATTGACTTCTGTTTTAATGGAATACAAAAACAATGACTAATCATTTAATTTTTAAATCTTTTAATCTTTTAAAACCTTAAACAAAAACGCAATGAAAGTCAATTTCAATAACATAAAAAACGTATATTTCATCGGGATTGGTGGAATCGGAATGTCGGCATTGGCTCGTTATTTCAAAGCCATCGGAAAGAATGTCTGCGGATACGACCGAACACCAACAGAAATTACCGATACACTTGAAAACGAAGGAATTAAAGTCCACTTTACGGAAGATGAAGCAAATATCCCATCAGATTTCAAAAGTGTGGAAAATACTCTTATAGTGTACACACCTGCCGTCCCGAAAATGCACGTTGAACTTGTTTTCTTCCAAAAGAATGGTTATCAAGTTTTTAAGCGTTCCGAAATTTTAGGAATGATTACTGAAAATAGTTTTTGTTTAGCGGTGGCAGGAACGCACGGAAAAACCACAACATCAAGCATTTTAGCTCATATTTTAGTGGAAAGTGGAGCTTCAGTAAGTGCTTTTTTAGGTGGAATTGCCGAAAATTTCAACAGCAATTTAGTTCTTAACGGAAGTAAATTTACCGTTGTTGAAGCCGACGAATTTGACCGCTCTTTTTTAAGGTTATCTCCTGATATTGCGTGTATTACTTCAATGGATGCTGACCATTTGGACATCTACGGAAGTAAAGAGGAATTTAAAAAAGGGTTTCGTGATTTTGCCGACAAAATTAAATCTGATGAAAATCGGATTATATGTAACAGACTGAAAATAAACGGAAAAACATACGGATTGGAAGATAATTCTGATTTCAGCTTTCAAAATATTCGTATCGAAAATGGTTTGTATCACTTTGATTTCCATTATGCAAACAACGTTCTTAAAAATTATGTGTTTCCAAAACCGGGCAGACACAATTTGTCGAACGCTTTGGCGGCGGTGGCGATGGGTGTACAAGCGGGGTTTCCTGCTGAAAAATTATTGTCCGCATTGGCAACTTTTAAAGGAGTAAAACGTCGATTTTCATACATCATCAAAGAAAAGAATTTCGTTTTTATTGACGACTATGCACATCACCCATCGGAAATCAATGCACTTTTCCAAGCGGTGGACGAAATGTATCCAAAAATTGAAAAAACCATTGTTTTTCAGCCTCATTTGTTTACTCGAACTCGCGATTTTATGGACGAATTTGCAGAGAGTTTATCCAAATTTGACGATGTAGTGTTGTTGGATATTTATCCTGCAAGAGAGTTGCCCATTGAAGGAATCACATCAGAAGTGTTGTTAGAAAAAATTCAAAGTAAACAGAAAGTTTTGGTTTCAAAATCGGACTTAATTCCGTTACTGACCAAAAAACAGCCCAAGTTATTGCTTACTGTTGGAGCAGGTGACATCGGAGCGGAAGTTGAGAAAATTAAAAAGATGTTGATAAAATGTTGCGCGTAAAAAAAATATTAAAAATACTGGTAATCATAACATTACCAATTTCTCTTCAGGCTTTTGCCTCATCGAGGAATTATTTACGCTCGGTAAAAGAAGTTAAAGTGGTATATTTGGGCTCGGAAAATATGTACGTAACCGATCAGGCTATTCGAAAGTTGCTTTTCAAGCAGCCTCACAACGAAATACGGCTAAAAACTTTGGATATTTTCAACTTGGAACAGCTACTTAATGCGCACGTTATGGTTGAAAATTCGGAAATTTTCCATACCATTGACGGAGAAGTAGAAATAAAAGTAAAACAACGTCAGCCCATCGGGCGCATATACGAAAACGGAAAATTTTTCTATATGGACACCCAAGGAATGCAAATGCCACTCTCACAAAACTACTCGGCAAGAGTGCCACTAGTGTTGGGAGATGTCAATAAAGCCTATTGGGATACCACTTTTAAGGTATTGCAATTTATTGGAGAAGATGATTTTTTATCAAAGAACATCATAGAAATAAAAGTCAAGGCTAACGGAGAGTACGAATTCAGAATGCGAATCCCTGACTTTATCGTACTCTTAGGGAAAGCTGAGGACCTAGAGCTAAAAAAGGCAAATCTGAAAGCATTTTACAAAAAAATGGAGAAAGAAAAAGCCTTAAATACGTACAAAACCGTAAATTTAAAGTACGCAAACCAAGTGATTTGTATTAGAAATTAAAACAATTAAAGACAAAACAAAGTGACAAACAACGATATGAAAAACAAACAATACTATGTAGGATTAGACATAGGAACCACCAAAATCGTTGCTATGATTGGTGAAAAAAACGAATTTGGCAAGATACGTATCTTAGGCTATGGGCAATCCAAAAGCGAAGGCATCAACAAGGGGGTTGTACACAACATCACCAAAACAATACAATCCATCTTACAAGCCATAAAAGATGCTCAAGACAGAACCGGACTGATTATCAAAGATGTTGAAGTAGGCATTGCGGGGCAACATATTTTGAGTATGCAACACAGTGATTACATCACACGCTCTAACCCAGAACAAGTCATTGATGAGGAGGATATACAAAAGCTAATAAATCAAGTATATAGCTTAGGAATGCAACCTGGTCAGGAAATCATTCACGTGCTTCCGCAAGAATATAAAGTGGACGGACAAGCCGAAATCAAAGAGCCCATCGGAATGGAGGGTTCACGCCTAGAGGCTTCTTTTCACTTGGTTATCGGTCAGATGAGTTCTATTCGCAATATTGGGCGATGCGTTAAAAGTGCAGGATTGAACTTGGTAAAACTCACTCTAGAGCCTCTGGCTTCTGCCGAATCCGTTTTAAGCGAAGAAGAAAAAGAAGCTGGGGTAGCGTTAGTAGATATCGGAGGAGGCACCACCGATGTAGCCATTTTTAAAGATGGTATCATTCGGCATACCGCGGTAATTCCAATGGGAGGTAACGTGATTACAGATGATATCAAGGAAGGATGTGCCATTTTGGGTAAATATGCCGAATTGCTCAAGGTGCGCTTCGGCTCGGCTTGGCCTGGTGAAAATAAAGAGAATGAAATGGTTGCTATTCCTGGAATTAAAGGAAAAGAACCGAAAGAAATTTCAGTAAAAAATCTTTCGAAAATCATTTATGCACGTATGGTTAACATCCTCGAAGCCATAAATAACGTCATCAAAAATTATGGTCACGACGAGCAAAAGAAAAAACTTTTTGCAGGAATTGTGCTCACCGGAGGCGGCAGTCAACTCA
This genomic window from Capnocytophaga canimorsus contains:
- the murD gene encoding UDP-N-acetylmuramoyl-L-alanine--D-glutamate ligase; the protein is MKKLVILGGGESGVGAAILGKKKHWDVFLSDKGKVATKYAEVLNQHTIRWEENKHTESEILSADCIIKSPGIPDTVEIIKKAKEKHIEIISEIEFAYRYTKGKIIAITGSNGKTTTTSLTYHILKESGLNVGVAGNIGKSFAQMVAEDDKEYYVLEISSFQLDGITSFKPHIAILLNITPDHLDRYDYKMENYIASKFRITENQTENDYFIYDIDDPIIAQWLEKNEIKSQKIPFSIEKKLNKGIYSLKDIIHMNIDNQTFEIEVKEMSLKGKHNIKNSMAASVSSRLLKVRKESIRESLKGFVGEPHRLEFVKTVEGITYINDSKATNVNSVFFALDTMKTPVVWIVGGVDKGNDYSPLLPYVHEKVRAIICLGKDNSPILKSFGNVIDNIVETQSMEEAVSLSKQFAKNGDTVLLSPACASFDLFKNYEERGNEFKKEVEKL
- a CDS encoding FtsW/RodA/SpoVE family cell cycle protein; the protein is MRSWLARNIKGDKVTWAIILIFTLFSFLAVYSASTNLVYVIGKGTTFGHFLRHGLIVFIGFVIIYVIHKVPYRFSRPVSKLGLFLSALFLIFAALKGTTIEGANASRWIQVPFVGISFQPSTFALVMLMTYVASYLAENYGKKPTFSESFLPLWLPVAIILGLIVPSNLSTAVLGAGSVGILTFIGRHPLKNIFTALSIGIALMAIFILTVKAFPDNFKNTRVSTWVSRIESFTAGEDEKEGYQIERAKMAIAKGGLMGEGAGKSTMKNFLPQSSSDFIYAIITEEYGSFGALVIMALYVLLLLRIVIISQNARTIFGQLLVLGVGFPIILQALINMGVAVELFPVTGQNLPLISSGGTSIWMTCLALGLILSVSTSKRNNKQQAMEKDKNLAEVEEELAEEIMEEIQKAERKKLAT
- the murG gene encoding undecaprenyldiphospho-muramoylpentapeptide beta-N-acetylglucosaminyltransferase gives rise to the protein MKRFIISGGGTGGHIYPAIAIANEIKNRLPDAEILFVGAENRMEMQKVPQSGYPIEGLWISGLQRKLTLDNLMFPLKLVSSLWKARKIIKKFRSDVVIGTGGYASAPTLKAAQWIGIPTIIQEQNSYAGVTNKWVCQKAEKICVAYDDMEKFFPKEKIVKTGNPVRADLLNISEKRKEAQTFFSLNPNKKTLLVLGGSLGARRINQLIESNLPLFEKLDIQVLWQCGKLYFEEYKKYDSENIKVLQFIDRMDFAYASADVIISRAGASSVSELCIVGKPVIFIPSPNVAEDHQTKNAQAIAKKQGCVLIRESELDSQFKTIFSQLILDENQQKNLSENIKKLAQPNATKDIVDIIFKLFKD
- a CDS encoding GNAT family N-acetyltransferase, translated to MKEVIIKKLNSENLVTKGLKLSLEVFTKCNKMDYNDEGYRHFNSYIENKEQVSLLSIYGAFINENLVGIIGVKENGHHISLFFVDEKYQGLKIGRKLFAFAQNDTKANHIIVNSSTSAVEMYKKLGFNIIREQITRNGLTSVLMEYKNND
- the murC gene encoding UDP-N-acetylmuramate--L-alanine ligase, which produces MKVNFNNIKNVYFIGIGGIGMSALARYFKAIGKNVCGYDRTPTEITDTLENEGIKVHFTEDEANIPSDFKSVENTLIVYTPAVPKMHVELVFFQKNGYQVFKRSEILGMITENSFCLAVAGTHGKTTTSSILAHILVESGASVSAFLGGIAENFNSNLVLNGSKFTVVEADEFDRSFLRLSPDIACITSMDADHLDIYGSKEEFKKGFRDFADKIKSDENRIICNRLKINGKTYGLEDNSDFSFQNIRIENGLYHFDFHYANNVLKNYVFPKPGRHNLSNALAAVAMGVQAGFPAEKLLSALATFKGVKRRFSYIIKEKNFVFIDDYAHHPSEINALFQAVDEMYPKIEKTIVFQPHLFTRTRDFMDEFAESLSKFDDVVLLDIYPARELPIEGITSEVLLEKIQSKQKVLVSKSDLIPLLTKKQPKLLLTVGAGDIGAEVEKIKKMLIKCCA
- a CDS encoding cell division protein FtsQ/DivIB, with protein sequence MLRVKKILKILVIITLPISLQAFASSRNYLRSVKEVKVVYLGSENMYVTDQAIRKLLFKQPHNEIRLKTLDIFNLEQLLNAHVMVENSEIFHTIDGEVEIKVKQRQPIGRIYENGKFFYMDTQGMQMPLSQNYSARVPLVLGDVNKAYWDTTFKVLQFIGEDDFLSKNIIEIKVKANGEYEFRMRIPDFIVLLGKAEDLELKKANLKAFYKKMEKEKALNTYKTVNLKYANQVICIRN
- the ftsA gene encoding cell division protein FtsA; translated protein: MKNKQYYVGLDIGTTKIVAMIGEKNEFGKIRILGYGQSKSEGINKGVVHNITKTIQSILQAIKDAQDRTGLIIKDVEVGIAGQHILSMQHSDYITRSNPEQVIDEEDIQKLINQVYSLGMQPGQEIIHVLPQEYKVDGQAEIKEPIGMEGSRLEASFHLVIGQMSSIRNIGRCVKSAGLNLVKLTLEPLASAESVLSEEEKEAGVALVDIGGGTTDVAIFKDGIIRHTAVIPMGGNVITDDIKEGCAILGKYAELLKVRFGSAWPGENKENEMVAIPGIKGKEPKEISVKNLSKIIYARMVNILEAINNVIKNYGHDEQKKKLFAGIVLTGGGSQLKHIKQLAEYVTGMDVRIGYPNEHLAGESDERIASPVYATSIGLVMSAIKSHEIQKSELFPIYEDKIEHPVALSETPVEEQPLPQEEDSLFEEEKEKKKYGLLDKMINNSFVDRLKKMLDSAE